In a single window of the Alteriqipengyuania lutimaris genome:
- a CDS encoding GcrA family cell cycle regulator, whose amino-acid sequence MSWTEERTGTLKRMWESGATATEIAKELGDVSRNAVIGKAHRLGLKSRPSPVKAAEKKTKPAPKAKPAPKPKAAPAPAAAPAPTPTPAAKAAPEPKPAAAPQAQGPDAPAGEQQADKPAPSPRIVSVGPGGFLRQGPGDQQPPIPPAPPRRLVPAKPDPSIADKTSLLDLSEKVCRWPMGHPGEPDFHFCGEAVNPGFPYCVEHCGRAYQAQLPRGSRRPPPPLPYGGPRVR is encoded by the coding sequence ATGAGTTGGACTGAAGAGCGCACCGGGACCCTCAAGCGCATGTGGGAAAGCGGCGCCACCGCGACCGAGATCGCCAAGGAACTGGGCGATGTCTCGCGCAATGCGGTGATCGGCAAGGCGCACCGGCTGGGGCTGAAATCGCGCCCCTCGCCCGTGAAAGCCGCCGAAAAGAAGACCAAGCCCGCGCCCAAGGCCAAGCCTGCGCCGAAGCCCAAGGCGGCGCCTGCGCCGGCCGCGGCCCCCGCACCCACTCCGACACCGGCGGCAAAAGCCGCGCCGGAGCCCAAGCCCGCCGCAGCTCCGCAGGCGCAGGGGCCCGACGCTCCCGCTGGCGAGCAGCAGGCCGACAAGCCCGCGCCCAGCCCGCGGATCGTCTCGGTCGGCCCCGGCGGCTTCCTTCGCCAGGGGCCGGGCGACCAGCAGCCGCCGATCCCGCCCGCTCCGCCGCGCCGGCTTGTGCCCGCCAAGCCCGATCCTTCGATCGCCGACAAGACGAGCCTGCTCGACCTGTCGGAAAAGGTCTGCCGCTGGCCGATGGGCCATCCGGGCGAGCCCGATTTCCACTTCTGCGGCGAGGCCGTGAACCCCGGCTTCCCCTATTGCGTGGAGCATTGCGGACGGGCCTACCAGGCGCAGCTGCCGCGCGGCAGCCGCCGTCCCCCGCCCCCGCTGCCCTATGGCGGCCCGCGGGTGCGCTGA
- a CDS encoding tyrosine-type recombinase/integrase, with translation MLTDKAARAATAQDKAYKLTDSRGLHLHVSASGYKSWRYKYRFEKKERLLTLGAYPEVSLADAREKRDEAKKILREGRDPRHAARRGRLVGASGSVKSFEDVAREWHALQIERWKPVHASDVITSLERDIFPHLGSMPMAEIDKPLLLSILRKIEGRGAIETARRVKQRVAAIYRYANAEGAMLENPAADINDALKPLPPSKRYPALVDVGSIRSMIGDIDRAGASPVNRLAARLLALTAQRPGMVRFMEWNDIIGIDWANADAECSDALWKVPADKIKQELHLRSDEAFEHPVPLSSQAVESLRAVRWLTGRSSFVFPGTRSGLKPISENAIGYLYNREGYKGRHVPHGWRSSFSTIMNEQAERELGTDLRLLADRMIVDLMLAHTPKGMSASELRYNRAAYMPCRRELAQRFFRHPAPYSGAQATVSTVWPVVLKLLRVSASARVLALLQPTSRRKPLPRPRRNSS, from the coding sequence ATGCTGACGGACAAGGCTGCGCGCGCGGCTACCGCACAGGACAAAGCTTACAAGCTCACTGACAGCCGAGGTCTGCACCTCCACGTGTCCGCAAGCGGATACAAAAGCTGGCGTTATAAGTATCGCTTCGAGAAGAAGGAACGCCTGCTGACGCTCGGCGCATACCCCGAGGTTTCGTTGGCCGATGCTCGCGAAAAACGGGACGAGGCTAAGAAGATCCTGCGTGAGGGTCGTGACCCCCGCCACGCAGCAAGGCGCGGACGATTGGTGGGCGCAAGTGGCTCGGTAAAGTCATTCGAGGACGTGGCGCGCGAGTGGCACGCTCTGCAGATCGAACGCTGGAAGCCTGTCCATGCCAGCGATGTCATCACGAGCCTAGAACGTGATATCTTTCCGCATCTCGGATCGATGCCGATGGCCGAGATCGACAAGCCCCTGCTGCTATCGATCCTGCGCAAGATCGAGGGCCGCGGCGCGATAGAGACCGCCCGGCGAGTCAAGCAGCGCGTGGCTGCCATCTATCGCTACGCCAATGCCGAAGGGGCAATGCTCGAAAACCCTGCGGCGGACATCAACGATGCATTGAAGCCTTTGCCGCCTTCGAAGCGCTATCCCGCCTTGGTTGATGTGGGCTCCATACGCAGCATGATCGGCGACATCGACCGAGCGGGTGCCTCGCCGGTCAATCGTCTCGCTGCCCGATTGCTGGCCCTGACCGCGCAGAGGCCCGGTATGGTGCGGTTCATGGAGTGGAACGATATTATCGGCATCGATTGGGCTAACGCCGATGCGGAGTGCAGTGATGCACTCTGGAAAGTGCCAGCGGACAAGATCAAGCAGGAGCTTCACCTTCGAAGCGATGAAGCGTTCGAGCATCCCGTCCCACTTTCGTCGCAAGCGGTGGAATCATTACGCGCCGTCCGCTGGCTGACAGGACGCTCGTCGTTCGTCTTTCCCGGCACTCGGTCAGGTCTGAAGCCGATCAGCGAGAATGCAATCGGCTATCTGTACAATCGCGAAGGATACAAGGGGCGCCATGTGCCGCATGGCTGGCGCTCCAGCTTTTCGACCATCATGAACGAACAGGCCGAGCGCGAGCTTGGGACGGACCTGCGTCTCTTGGCCGATCGAATGATTGTCGACCTAATGCTAGCCCATACGCCGAAGGGGATGAGCGCCAGCGAGCTTCGCTACAACCGCGCCGCTTACATGCCGTGTAGACGCGAACTAGCTCAACGCTTCTTTCGACACCCCGCGCCTTATTCCGGGGCCCAGGCGACGGTTTCGACCGTCTGGCCGGTGGTGTTGAAGCTGCTCAGGGTTTCGGCTTCGGCGAGGGTGCTGGCGCTGCTGCAGCCGACGTCTCGCAGGAAGCCGCTGCCCCGGCCGCGCAGGAACTCGTCGTAG
- the hspQ gene encoding heat shock protein HspQ, protein MQLSQFFSHQAGRHIDVPFTRQARFGVGDVVRHKMFDFRGVVFDIDPTFANSEEWYESIPAHIRPERDQPYYHLFAESDDAYYVAYVSQQNLVADGTGGPVDHPSISDMFDDFADGRYVMQPGMTH, encoded by the coding sequence ATGCAGCTTTCGCAGTTCTTTTCGCATCAGGCGGGCCGTCACATCGACGTACCGTTTACCCGGCAGGCCCGGTTCGGCGTGGGCGACGTCGTTCGTCACAAGATGTTCGACTTTCGCGGCGTCGTGTTCGACATCGATCCCACCTTCGCCAACAGCGAGGAGTGGTACGAATCGATCCCCGCACATATCCGGCCCGAACGCGACCAGCCCTATTATCACCTCTTCGCCGAAAGCGACGATGCCTATTACGTCGCCTATGTCAGCCAGCAGAACCTGGTGGCCGACGGGACCGGCGGGCCGGTCGACCATCCGAGCATTTCCGACATGTTCGACGATTTCGCCGATGGCCGCTACGTGATGCAGCCGGGCATGACGCACTAG
- the rpsO gene encoding 30S ribosomal protein S15, with amino-acid sequence MSVTAERKQEIIKDNAQGNNDTGSPEVQVAILTERIRNLTDHFKDNHKDNHSRRGLLMMVNKRRNLLAYLKKKDVERYNALIQKLGLRK; translated from the coding sequence ATGTCGGTAACCGCCGAGCGCAAGCAAGAGATCATCAAGGACAACGCCCAGGGCAACAACGACACGGGCAGCCCCGAAGTGCAGGTCGCGATCCTGACCGAACGGATCCGCAACCTGACCGATCACTTCAAGGACAACCACAAGGACAATCACAGTCGTCGTGGTCTCCTGATGATGGTCAACAAGCGCCGCAACCTGCTCGCCTATCTCAAGAAGAAAGACGTCGAGCGGTACAACGCGCTGATCCAGAAGCTGGGTCTTCGCAAATAA
- a CDS encoding NAD(P)-dependent alcohol dehydrogenase — protein MTTTARIAIVSEAGADYTIEERAIADPGPHEVLIELVATGVCHTDLAVQAGDLPTNYPVVLGHEGAGKVVATGSHVTDIAEGDHVVLSYGSCGHCRPCQEGDPAYCADFNPLNFMNKRQGDDAPVFDDGPNAAFFQQSSFATHSIAHERNVVKIDADVDISLLGPLGCGIQTGAGAVMRTAQPPAGSSLLVSGVGSVGMAAIMGAKVAGCSPIIAVDTNEDRLTLAKELGATDTVHVTKDANVPEQVRKITGSGADYSIECSGNATAARAAWESLAQRGTMVVVGAPPAGTEYSFDANEQILSGRKIVGCVEGDSKVKQFIPTLVDLYQKGLFPFDKLVKRYPFDKINEAVADLHDGKVFKPILEMG, from the coding sequence ATGACCACCACCGCCCGCATCGCCATCGTTTCCGAAGCAGGAGCGGACTATACAATCGAAGAGCGCGCGATCGCCGATCCCGGCCCGCACGAAGTGTTGATCGAGCTGGTCGCGACAGGCGTGTGCCATACCGACCTCGCGGTGCAGGCGGGCGACCTGCCGACGAACTACCCCGTCGTCCTCGGCCACGAAGGCGCCGGGAAGGTCGTCGCGACCGGATCGCACGTGACCGATATCGCAGAGGGCGACCATGTCGTGCTGTCCTACGGCTCGTGCGGCCATTGCCGCCCCTGTCAGGAAGGCGACCCCGCCTATTGTGCAGACTTCAATCCGCTCAACTTCATGAACAAGCGGCAGGGCGACGATGCGCCCGTCTTCGACGATGGCCCGAACGCCGCCTTCTTCCAGCAATCGAGCTTTGCCACCCATTCGATCGCGCACGAACGCAACGTGGTGAAGATCGATGCCGACGTGGACATCTCGCTGCTCGGCCCGCTGGGCTGCGGCATCCAGACCGGCGCGGGCGCCGTGATGCGCACCGCACAGCCGCCCGCGGGATCGAGCCTGCTCGTCTCGGGCGTCGGCAGCGTCGGCATGGCGGCGATCATGGGCGCGAAGGTTGCCGGATGCTCGCCGATCATCGCGGTCGATACGAACGAGGATCGCCTGACGCTCGCGAAGGAACTGGGCGCGACCGACACGGTGCACGTTACCAAGGATGCGAACGTTCCCGAACAGGTCCGCAAGATCACGGGCTCTGGCGCAGACTACTCCATCGAATGCAGCGGCAACGCCACCGCCGCACGCGCGGCGTGGGAATCGCTCGCCCAGCGCGGCACCATGGTGGTGGTCGGTGCGCCGCCTGCCGGGACCGAATATTCCTTCGATGCCAACGAACAGATCCTCTCGGGCCGCAAGATCGTCGGCTGCGTCGAAGGCGATTCGAAGGTGAAGCAGTTCATCCCGACGCTGGTCGATCTCTACCAGAAGGGCCTGTTCCCGTTCGACAAGCTCGTGAAGCGCTACCCCTTCGACAAGATCAACGAAGCGGTGGCCGACCTGCACGATGGCAAGGTGTTCAAGCCGATCCTCGAAATGGGCTGA
- a CDS encoding ABC transporter permease: MSDQAPPASAPESDNAFASASDTAPASLDARGAVASTLPEWGAPRIHGINRIGLWSLYLKEVRRFFKVQTQTVWAPAFTTLLFLVIFSVALGRGGREILGVPFESFLAPGLIVMAMMQNSFANSSFSFLSGKIQGTIIDLLMPPLSHGELLAGIVGAAVTRAVLVGCAVALAIWLYPGADLTIAHPWAIAWFGLMGALMLGFFGLATSIWAEKFDHNAAVTNFIVAPLSLLSGTFYTIDRLEEPFYTISHFNPFFYVISGFRYGFIGQSDIAGHMEAGAEPVIWAGAGLLAFNTLLALGVFALLKSGWKIRS, from the coding sequence ATGAGCGATCAAGCGCCGCCGGCATCCGCCCCCGAATCAGACAACGCATTCGCCAGTGCATCCGACACCGCGCCGGCGAGCCTCGACGCGCGAGGCGCCGTCGCATCGACGCTGCCCGAATGGGGTGCGCCGCGTATTCACGGGATCAACCGGATCGGGCTGTGGAGCCTCTATCTCAAGGAAGTCCGCCGCTTCTTCAAGGTTCAGACGCAGACCGTGTGGGCCCCCGCCTTTACCACGCTGCTGTTCCTCGTGATCTTCTCGGTCGCGCTGGGGCGGGGCGGGCGCGAGATTCTCGGCGTGCCGTTCGAAAGCTTCCTCGCGCCCGGTCTGATCGTCATGGCGATGATGCAGAACAGCTTTGCCAATTCCAGCTTCAGCTTCCTGTCGGGCAAGATCCAGGGGACGATCATCGACCTGCTGATGCCGCCGTTGTCGCATGGCGAGCTGCTGGCAGGGATCGTAGGTGCGGCGGTGACGCGCGCGGTGCTGGTCGGCTGCGCGGTGGCGCTGGCGATCTGGCTCTACCCCGGCGCGGACCTGACCATCGCGCATCCATGGGCGATTGCGTGGTTCGGGTTGATGGGGGCGCTGATGCTCGGCTTCTTCGGCCTTGCGACCTCGATCTGGGCGGAAAAGTTCGACCACAACGCCGCCGTGACCAATTTCATCGTCGCACCGCTCAGCCTGCTGTCTGGCACGTTCTACACGATCGACCGGCTGGAAGAGCCGTTCTACACGATCAGCCACTTCAACCCGTTCTTCTACGTGATCTCGGGCTTCCGATACGGGTTTATCGGGCAGAGCGATATTGCCGGGCACATGGAAGCGGGCGCGGAGCCCGTGATCTGGGCGGGTGCAGGGCTGCTCGCCTTCAACACTCTGCTGGCGCTGGGCGTCTTCGCGCTGCTCAAGTCGGGGTGGAAGATCCGGTCCTAG
- a CDS encoding spermine/spermidine synthase domain-containing protein, whose product MLPRETIATAQIPDGKELTLVSHGRDFIIMLGRDELMGTRMQFSEEQLAVLTLAELDAPKPRILIGGFGMGFTYRAALANLPSGGEVVVAELVPEILEWARGPLAHLSAESLDDPRGEAILCNVEALIDDANDGTSAKYDAILLDVDNGPDGIVVDSNFRLYTRTGIAKAKDALNPGGIMAIWSAAPDHKFTTRLKDGGFEVEVREVRARPNNKGPRHTIWFARKR is encoded by the coding sequence ATGCTGCCACGCGAAACAATCGCCACCGCCCAGATCCCCGACGGGAAGGAGCTGACGCTCGTCAGCCACGGGCGCGACTTCATCATCATGCTCGGCCGGGACGAGCTGATGGGGACGCGCATGCAGTTTTCCGAAGAACAGCTCGCGGTGCTCACGCTGGCGGAGCTGGACGCGCCCAAGCCCCGCATCCTTATCGGTGGCTTCGGCATGGGCTTCACCTACCGCGCCGCGCTGGCGAACCTGCCCTCCGGTGGCGAGGTCGTGGTGGCCGAGCTGGTGCCCGAAATCCTCGAATGGGCGCGCGGGCCGCTGGCGCATCTCAGCGCCGAGAGCCTCGACGATCCGCGTGGGGAAGCGATCCTGTGCAATGTCGAGGCGCTGATCGACGATGCGAACGACGGCACGAGCGCAAAGTACGATGCGATCCTGCTCGATGTCGACAACGGCCCCGACGGGATCGTGGTCGACAGCAATTTCCGCCTCTACACGCGCACCGGCATCGCCAAGGCGAAGGACGCGCTGAACCCCGGCGGGATCATGGCGATCTGGTCCGCCGCACCCGATCACAAGTTCACCACCCGGCTGAAGGATGGCGGGTTCGAGGTCGAGGTGCGCGAAGTGCGCGCGCGGCCCAACAACAAGGGCCCGCGCCACACCATCTGGTTCGCGCGCAAGCGCTAG
- the truB gene encoding tRNA pseudouridine(55) synthase TruB, giving the protein MGSTQGVAAVKRNLREGGYAKTKIGHGGTLDPLAEGVLPIALGEATKLAGRMLDATKTYVFTIQFGEETDTLDTEGEVIARSDRFPPLAAVAGVLDHFTGPIEQVPPAYSALKVDGKRAYDRARAGEDVELKARKVTVHSLQFLPGTGRGTVEDGGGAPSPDSAVDDAGASKAPLHHPADGPPPRAGEDLESTFQTTTGRPDPYDPSAPLELAESVTLEATVSKGTYIRSLARDIALALGTRGHVTYLRRTRAGPFAEEQAISLDKLNEIANGAPLHDLILPLEAGLDDIPALSLDPEQAQAARQGRVLSGLPHADGLYFAKSGSVPVALVEIEGGTMKIVRGFNFPDVAE; this is encoded by the coding sequence ATGGGTTCGACGCAAGGCGTTGCGGCGGTGAAGCGCAATTTGCGCGAAGGCGGCTATGCCAAGACCAAGATCGGCCATGGCGGCACGCTCGACCCGCTGGCCGAGGGTGTGCTGCCGATCGCGCTGGGCGAGGCGACCAAGCTGGCGGGCCGCATGCTCGATGCGACCAAGACCTATGTCTTCACCATCCAGTTCGGCGAGGAGACCGACACGCTCGACACCGAGGGCGAGGTCATCGCGCGCAGCGACCGCTTCCCGCCGCTGGCTGCCGTGGCGGGCGTGCTCGACCATTTCACCGGCCCGATCGAGCAGGTGCCCCCTGCGTATTCGGCGCTGAAGGTGGACGGCAAGCGCGCCTACGACCGCGCGAGGGCGGGGGAGGATGTGGAATTGAAGGCGCGGAAGGTGACGGTTCACTCGCTGCAATTCCTCCCCGGAACGGGGAGGGGGACCGTCGAAGACGGTGGAGGGGCACCCTCGCCAGATTCGGCTGTAGACGACGCAGGTGCGTCTAAGGCGCCCCTCCACCATCCTGCGGATGGTCCCCCTCCCCGTGCCGGGGAGGATCTGGAATCCACTTTCCAGACCACCACCGGACGCCCGGACCCCTACGACCCTTCCGCGCCGCTCGAACTGGCGGAAAGCGTCACGCTGGAGGCGACGGTCAGCAAGGGCACCTATATCCGCTCTCTGGCACGCGATATCGCGCTGGCCCTTGGAACGCGCGGTCACGTTACCTATCTGAGGAGAACGCGCGCAGGCCCGTTCGCCGAAGAACAGGCGATTTCGCTGGACAAACTGAACGAAATCGCTAACGGCGCGCCATTGCACGACCTCATCCTGCCGCTGGAGGCGGGGCTGGACGACATCCCGGCCCTTTCCCTCGATCCGGAGCAAGCGCAGGCGGCCCGCCAGGGCCGGGTCCTTTCCGGATTGCCCCATGCTGACGGGCTCTATTTCGCGAAATCGGGCAGCGTCCCGGTGGCGCTGGTGGAGATCGAAGGCGGCACGATGAAAATCGTGCGGGGTTTCAACTTTCCCGATGTCGCGGAGTAG
- the pnp gene encoding polyribonucleotide nucleotidyltransferase has protein sequence MFDTKTVSLEWGGKTLTLETGRIARQADGAVLATYGETVVLCAVTAAKKVKEGQDFFPLTVNYQEKFSAAGRIPGGFFKREARPTEKETLVSRLIDRPVRPLFPEGFYNEINVICQVLSFDGETEPDIVAMIAASAALTISGVPFMGPIASARVGFRNGEYELNPTQSAALDDEGRLDLVVAATNDAVMMVESEAKELTEEEMLGAVMFAHDECRKVIGAIIDLAEQAAKDPWELASGDDHSDMKSAIKQMIGDDIAKAYKLTDKSARSDALNEAREKVKAHYSSEEFDGQQKMTAIKLVKKLESEIVRGAILKDGQRIDGRKLDEVRPIEAIVGLLPRTHGSSLFTRGETQAICTTTLGTKDAEQMIDGLEGLSYNHFMLHYNFPPYSVGEVGRFGFTGRREIGHGKLAWRALHPVLPSHEDFPYTIRVLSDITESNGSSSMATVCGGCLSMMDAGVPIERPVSGIAMGLILEGDDFAVLSDILGDEDHLGDMDFKVAGSENGITSLQMDIKVAGITQEIMTKALEQAKAGRAHILGEMTKALGSARTGVSKHAPRIETMQIDKSKIRDVIGTGGKVIREIVAETGAKVDIDDEGVIKISSSNADEIEAAKRWIEGIVEEAEVGKIYNGKVVNIVDFGAFVNFMGGKDGLVHVSEMKNERVEKPTDVVSEGQEVKVKVLEIDNRGKVRLSMRVVDQETGEELEDTRPPREKREGGGDRGPRGDRGGDRRGNRGGRGGNRDGGNGGGGNDGPAHMPDFLKD, from the coding sequence ATGTTCGATACGAAAACAGTCAGTCTGGAGTGGGGCGGAAAGACCCTCACTCTGGAAACCGGCCGCATTGCCCGTCAGGCCGACGGCGCCGTGCTGGCCACCTATGGCGAAACCGTGGTGCTGTGCGCCGTGACGGCCGCCAAGAAGGTGAAGGAAGGGCAGGATTTCTTCCCGCTCACCGTCAACTATCAGGAAAAGTTCTCTGCCGCCGGGCGCATCCCGGGCGGCTTCTTCAAGCGTGAAGCGCGTCCGACCGAAAAGGAAACGCTGGTTTCGCGCCTGATCGACCGCCCCGTGCGGCCGCTGTTCCCCGAAGGTTTCTACAACGAAATCAACGTTATCTGCCAGGTCCTCAGCTTCGATGGCGAGACCGAGCCGGATATCGTCGCGATGATCGCGGCCTCGGCTGCGCTGACCATCAGCGGCGTGCCCTTCATGGGCCCGATCGCGTCGGCACGCGTCGGCTTCCGCAATGGCGAATACGAACTGAACCCGACCCAGAGCGCCGCTCTGGACGACGAAGGCCGCCTCGACCTGGTCGTCGCTGCGACCAACGACGCGGTGATGATGGTCGAATCCGAAGCCAAGGAACTGACCGAGGAAGAAATGCTTGGCGCCGTCATGTTCGCGCATGACGAATGCCGCAAGGTCATCGGTGCGATCATCGACCTGGCCGAGCAGGCCGCCAAGGATCCGTGGGAACTCGCCAGCGGCGACGATCACTCGGACATGAAGTCGGCGATCAAGCAGATGATCGGCGACGACATCGCCAAGGCCTACAAGCTGACCGACAAGTCCGCCCGTTCGGACGCGCTCAACGAAGCGCGCGAGAAGGTGAAGGCGCACTATTCGAGCGAAGAGTTCGACGGCCAGCAGAAGATGACCGCGATCAAGCTGGTCAAGAAGCTGGAAAGCGAGATCGTTCGCGGCGCCATCCTCAAGGACGGCCAGCGGATCGACGGGCGCAAGCTCGACGAGGTTCGCCCGATCGAAGCGATCGTGGGCCTGCTGCCCCGCACGCACGGTTCCTCGCTGTTCACGCGCGGTGAGACGCAGGCGATCTGCACCACCACGCTGGGCACCAAGGATGCCGAGCAGATGATCGACGGGCTCGAGGGCCTTTCGTACAATCACTTTATGCTGCACTACAACTTCCCGCCCTATTCGGTCGGCGAAGTGGGTCGCTTCGGCTTCACCGGCCGTCGCGAGATCGGCCACGGCAAGCTCGCATGGCGCGCGCTGCACCCTGTGCTGCCGAGCCATGAAGACTTCCCTTACACGATCCGCGTCCTGTCCGACATCACCGAGTCGAACGGCTCGTCCTCGATGGCGACCGTATGCGGTGGCTGTCTGTCGATGATGGACGCGGGCGTTCCGATCGAGCGTCCTGTCAGCGGCATCGCGATGGGCCTGATCCTCGAAGGCGACGATTTCGCCGTCCTGTCGGACATTCTGGGTGACGAAGATCACCTGGGCGACATGGACTTCAAGGTCGCGGGTTCGGAAAACGGCATCACCTCGCTCCAGATGGACATCAAGGTTGCCGGCATCACGCAGGAAATCATGACCAAGGCGCTCGAGCAGGCGAAGGCCGGCCGCGCGCACATCCTGGGTGAAATGACCAAGGCGCTGGGCTCCGCACGTACGGGCGTGTCCAAGCATGCTCCGCGTATCGAGACGATGCAGATCGACAAGTCGAAGATCCGCGACGTCATCGGCACGGGCGGCAAGGTGATCCGCGAGATCGTCGCTGAAACCGGCGCCAAGGTCGACATCGACGACGAAGGCGTGATCAAGATCTCGTCCTCCAATGCCGACGAGATCGAAGCTGCGAAGCGCTGGATCGAAGGCATCGTCGAGGAAGCCGAAGTCGGCAAGATCTACAACGGCAAGGTCGTCAACATCGTCGACTTCGGTGCGTTCGTGAACTTCATGGGTGGCAAGGACGGCCTCGTCCACGTCTCCGAAATGAAGAACGAGCGGGTCGAGAAGCCGACCGATGTCGTCTCCGAAGGCCAGGAAGTGAAGGTCAAGGTCCTCGAGATCGACAACCGCGGCAAGGTCCGCCTGTCGATGCGCGTCGTCGACCAGGAAACCGGCGAAGAGCTGGAAGACACCCGTCCGCCGCGTGAAAAGCGCGAAGGCGGCGGTGATCGCGGTCCGCGCGGTGACCGTGGCGGCGATCGTCGCGGCAATCGCGGTGGTCGCGGTGGCAATCGCGACGGCGGCAATGGCGGCGGGGGCAATGATGGCCCCGCGCACATGCCCGACTTCCTCAAGGACTAA
- a CDS encoding GlcG/HbpS family heme-binding protein: MRHMIVSGAIAAALLGPCGMPAAAQESRTVLTYAAASEVRDGCVAWASERDLTISLAVFDDAGRLITTAHMDGTPTAIAEVAQWKGKSAATYRQPSAATATWGGSAPLLADWAGGVPFSAPDGTPLGAIGVSGASGDEDVACALAGIAAARLVAPEG; encoded by the coding sequence ATGCGCCACATGATAGTTTCGGGAGCGATCGCGGCAGCGCTGCTTGGACCGTGCGGCATGCCCGCCGCCGCGCAGGAAAGCCGCACGGTGCTCACCTATGCCGCCGCATCCGAGGTTCGCGATGGCTGTGTCGCCTGGGCGAGCGAGCGCGACCTGACGATCTCGCTCGCGGTGTTCGACGATGCCGGGCGCCTGATCACCACCGCGCATATGGACGGAACGCCCACCGCCATCGCCGAGGTCGCGCAGTGGAAGGGCAAGTCGGCTGCAACCTATCGCCAGCCGAGCGCGGCCACTGCGACATGGGGCGGCAGCGCGCCTCTGCTGGCGGACTGGGCGGGCGGCGTGCCGTTCTCCGCCCCCGATGGCACTCCGCTGGGCGCGATCGGCGTCTCGGGCGCATCGGGTGACGAGGATGTCGCCTGTGCGCTTGCAGGCATCGCCGCAGCTAGGCTGGTCGCACCGGAAGGCTGA
- a CDS encoding DUF1993 domain-containing protein — protein sequence MALSLHQAIIPNWLQVLGAVDGLIDKAEGFVKDGKIEEKALLETRLIDDMLPLAYQIKSCWTHTHLALAGAREGRFSPDMTPYPEDFATLRDMIATARQSCEAVSEDELEGLAGNDMVFAIGDKFRLDFTVQDFLLSFSNPNVYFHSATAYDLLRMAGVEIGKRDYLGAMRVKQSAD from the coding sequence ATGGCGCTTTCACTGCATCAGGCGATCATCCCCAACTGGCTCCAGGTGCTGGGTGCCGTCGACGGCCTGATCGACAAGGCCGAAGGCTTCGTGAAGGACGGCAAGATCGAGGAAAAGGCGCTGCTCGAAACGCGCCTGATCGACGACATGCTGCCGCTCGCCTACCAGATCAAGAGCTGCTGGACGCACACGCATCTTGCGCTGGCAGGCGCACGCGAAGGGCGCTTCTCGCCCGACATGACCCCCTATCCCGAGGATTTCGCCACCCTGCGCGACATGATCGCGACCGCGCGCCAATCGTGCGAGGCGGTGAGCGAGGACGAGCTGGAAGGCCTCGCCGGGAACGACATGGTCTTTGCCATCGGCGACAAGTTCCGGCTCGATTTCACCGTGCAGGATTTCCTGCTCAGCTTTTCGAACCCCAATGTCTATTTCCACTCGGCCACGGCCTACGACCTCCTGCGGATGGCGGGCGTGGAAATCGGGAAGCGCGATTATCTGGGCGCGATGCGGGTCAAGCAGAGCGCCGACTAG